CAGAATACAATTAATCAGGGTTCTATCAAGGGATTGGAGCTATTACTTCCATCAATTCAAGAACAAGAGTTAGTCGTTTCACGTGTCAGTAATTTATTTAAATACACTGTTGTAATTGAAGAACAAGTCCAATCAGCTTTAGATCGAGTAAACAACCTTACACAATCTACCCTAGCCAAAGCTTTCCGTGGAGAGTTAACTGCTGAATGGCGTGAAAGTAATCCAGAGTTAATCAGTGGTGAAAACAGTGCTGAAGCATTATTGGAAAGGATTAAAGCAGAGCGATCAGCTAAAGCTGTTACAAAGCGTGGTCGAGGTAAAGCATAATGCGGTTACTTTCTTTAGAGCTTATTGGGCAATATAAGGGGTTAAAAGATCAGTATTTTGATTTTCGAAATACTGAAGGGAATATTCTTGCTTTGATTGGTCTGAATGGTTCTGGAAAATCACAGCTTCTTGAACTAATTGCAGAAACTTTTGCTTATTTGGAACGCTGGCAGCGTGAAGATTTTGTTACTCGTACCTCATTACCATTTGGGGTAAATATTCAGTATGCAATAAAAAATCAGAATCAAACTGAAGAAATGATTTTGGTGAATATTAATAAGGATGATGTCAAGTCTTATAAGATTACTAATGATGGTGAACGACATCTATTGCTTTTAGGGGCTCCATTACCTGATTATATCGTGGGTTATGCATCTGGGCTGAATGAAAATCTTCAGCGTGCTTTTATGAAAAATTATTTGCAATATTTTGAAATTAAAAGAATAAGTGCGCAGCGTCAAAAACAATTAACTGAGCATATCAACGAAGAGCAAATTTCTGAAATTAATCAAAAATTTCTTAAGAAATACCCTCATATATTCAAAAATTTCTATTCTGAAGATTACGATCAAGAGAACTATTTAAGCCTTAGAGAAGTTAACCCACAGCTAAGTAATCTTATATATCTGGATTACGATAGCACAAGCCTTTTGTTGTTGAGTCTCGTTCTATTACCTTTAGAAAAAGTTGAACAAATATTTGGCGAGTTAGGCTTTAAATATCCTATAAAGGCTAAGATCTATTATGATTTGAGATCAGGGGTTATTGATACAGATGCGATCCGTGATGTAAAAATGCTTGTACGGTCTATTGGGGAAAATAATATAACTCCTATTGGAAATAGAACGACTAATGATCAATTTGATCAATATGAGTTAAATTTTCTAGCTGGTATAATTGAGCTTGATTTTAGTAATTCGAATATTTTGAATAATTTACGAGAAGCTAATTATCATGATCCTAGATCATTTTTCCTAAGATTGTTGAAATTACAACAATTAGGAAATAAAAAGTGGCCTATTACTAATAGAAGAAAATTAGCAAAAGATGACTTTATTGGAACTGTCAAAACACCCTTAAAAACTCAGTTGCCTTTAAGTGTGGTTGAGCTGAGATTCCTGAATAATAAGAATCAGGAAGTATGTTTTGATGATCTTTCTGATGGTGAAGCTCAACTTATGCAAGTGTTAGCAGCTTCAACGATTTTTGGTCTTGGGCAGTCTCTCTTTTTATTTGATGAGCCAGAAACACACCTTAATCCTTTGTGGCGGACATATTTCCATACCTATCTTCAAAATGCATTGAATGTAAATGATGGGGGAGCAGAAGATTCTCAGATATTTCTATCAACACATTCACCTTTTATGATTTCCTCACTAAAAAAGGAAAATGTTCTGTTCTTTAAGCGAAATCATAATGGTTTAATTGATCTAGAGCCAGTAGCTGATGAAACTTATGGCGCTTCTTTTGATGTGATTATTAAGAAGTATTTTGGGCTGAAGTCTTTGATCTCTCATAGTGTCATTGATGAGATACGCGAGCAATTAAAACTTGGTGATGCTCAAGCGAAACAATGGATTGAAGACAATTTAGGTCTTTCAGCTGAACGTGCATATTTGATTAAAAAGTTGAGTGGTTAATGCTTTTTAAATTACATCCAGATACCCCTAAATTTCAGGTTTTTGTACTTCTAAATCAGGAATTAATTTATTTTTTAAACAAATCTATTAAGCAAAAGACTTTTGGGAAAGGGTTATTTAGTCGTAAGCTTGTAGGTCGTGCCTGTTGGAGCAATGTTAAAAGTTCTCCAGAAAAGAATAATTTAACTCGAGATAAATTTCAAAAATTATTTGAAAATTTAAAAAGTGAGACAGAGGCTACTCGTGAACAATTACATCGGATAGTAGTTGATAATCAAGATTTATCATCATTTTTTCTAACACCTAATCCAGCTTTGTTAGACTTTCTTCATCCGAATACTTTTGAAGCGTTTAAGGTGTTGGCTGCTCATTTATATGGAGCAACTAAAGATTTACAGCCAATCATTGATGCTGGTGGTGGAGTAAATATACATAGACATTTTGAAGCTTTCCGTCTAGGAACTTTAAACGGTAATATTTGCAAAGCTTGCGGCATGGGACAACTTGCACCATTTAGAGCAAATATTGGTGTAGAGAATCAATGGCGAGCAGATTACGATCATCAGTTATGTAAATCTAAATATCCATTATTCGCTGTTCATCCAGACAATTTGATTCCATTATGCGATGTGTGTAACCAAGACGCAAAAAAAGCAAAAAATCTATTTGTCGCAGAAGATACAAGTCTCAGATATAGTTTTTATCCATTTTCAGAAGAAGCCAATAGTTATGTCTCATTGACGATTGAAAACTTAAGAGATCCTAGCCCTATAGTCAAAGTAGAATGGAATACTAGAGAAGGTCGTTTAGTTAATAAATTAGATACTTGGGATGATGTTTATGAAATTAAAAATAGGGCTGAGGGACACTTTAGTAATATTGAGCAAATTATTGAAAATGAAATAGATCCTACAGAGTTTGATGATTTTCAACAACAAGTTCAACGACGTACTAGATCTATAAGTGAAAGAACTCTTAAATCAAAACCATGGGCATATTGGTATCATAAATTTTTTTGTGAATTAGATTCAATTCATGAAGATGATAAAGTAGCTTTTTGGGAAAGAAGTCGATTTTTTCATAAAATAGCAGAAGAAGGAGCTTTTTATATTTTAAATCAAACAAATAGTCCTTCTTAGTAAAATATTAAGAAATCGATGATTTTTATAGTCTTTATTTTGAAAAGTATTGGGAATAGTTTGAGTTATTTGCCCCTCAATCCATCAATAAAGTCCGACCACTCTTGCATCATTTTAGTCCTATATTCAAGGTATTGGGCATGGTTATACGCTTGAGATACAGCGTTACCAACTGTATGTGCTAATTGAATTTCAATTGCGTCATGCATATAGCCTTGCTCATGTAAGGTAGTGGATGCAAGTCCACGAAAACCATGCCCCGTCATTTTACCTGTATAGCCCATAGTGCGAATGGCACTTAATAGGGCGTTGTTGCTTAGCGGTTTTGCAGTACTGTGATTATAGAAAACATATTGCTTGTTACCTGTGAGTGGCTGTAGAGCTTGAATGAGTTCAAGAGCTTGTCTTGATAAAGGAACAATATGAGGTAAAGCCATTTTCATTTTATAGGCTGGAATTCTCCATAAATGATTCTCAAAATCAATCTCATTCCACTCCATATTGATAAGTTCAGCAGTTCTTACAAAAGTTAAAGTCATTACTTGTAAGGCAGTTTTAACTAAAATATTACCGTGATAACGATCCATCCTTTCTAAGAAAGGAGGAAACTCAGAAATATCTAAACGGGCCATATGCTTTACTTTACGAGGTTTGAGAGCTTCTTGAAGGTGAGGGGTTGGATCATTCTCAATTAGTCCTTTACGGATCGCATAACGAAAGATACGCCCAGCTAAAGGAATAGATCGTTTAGCCATCTCCTGAGCACCACGTGCTTCAATTTGCTTAGCACAAGCAAGGACATCTTTCCCTTTAATCTGATCAATAGGTATATCGCCTAACGCAGGGAAAAGGTCTTTTTCAAAGACAGATAAGTCACGCAAGTAAGTCCCTTCTTTAATGACGGCCTTACGATCTTCCATCCATTGCATAGCAAGTGCTTTGAAAAGAATACTTTCATCAGTTTGTTGTTTCTTTTGTTTTTTCTCTTCATTCGGATTGATCCCATCTTTAAGCTTTAATCGTGCTTCATCTCTAGCACGGCGAGCCTGTGCAAGCGTAGTTTCAGGGTATGTACCAATACTGAAGATATTCTCTTTTCCATTCAAACGAAATTTCATTCGCCAATGCATTCCTCCAGAAGGAGTGACCTCTAGATACATGCCTTTTTCATCAGAGTATTTAGTTTTCTTTTCTAAAGGTTTTATTTTTCTGACTTGAGCATCTGTAAGCATGGCAATAATTCCGCAGAATTGGGGGTATAATTTTAGGGGTAAAATATTATACCCCCAGTTATACCCCCAATTGTATCAAGCTTGCAATAGATCAAGTAGATTGTATGAGACGTAAAAAAAGCCTAAACCATTTAGATTTAAGCTTTTTTAGGCCTTATGAGATTCCATAAGAATTGAATTTGGCGGTGAAAGAGGGATTCGAACCCTCGAAACGCTATAAACGTTTACACACTTTCCAGGCGTGCTCCTTCAGCCACTCGGACACTTCACCATGGCGGAGGATAATATCGAAAAACATAGCTATCGACAAGGTGAAACAATTGAATTCGAGCAAAAGTTTTAGCTCAATGATATGATTCGCAAAAATAGTGTCGATAATTGAAGACAAGCTTATGCAAAGTACTGCAAAAAAAGCCGCCTTGCCTGCGATGACTTTGGCAGCATTAGGGGTCGTGTTTGGGGATATTGGAACCAGTCCACTCTATGCATTGAAAGAATCCTTCCACGCTGCACATGGCTTGGGCATTACACCTGCAAATGTATTGGGTATTTTGTCCATTATCTTCTGGACCATGACCATGGTCATTACCATTAAATATTCTGCAATTGTCATGCGTGCAGATAACAATGGTGAAGGTGGGATCATGGCTTTGCTTGCATTGAACTTGCGCAATACCAATTTTAGCCATCGGAAAAAATTACTGTTAATTTCGATTGGCTTTATTGGGGCGTCACTATTTTTTGGGGATGGGATTATCACCCCAGCCATTTCAGTCTTATCTGCCGTAGAAGGCTTATCCATCGCAACCGATGCACTTGACCCTTATATTGTGCCAATTGCGATTAGCATCGTCACTGCTGTATTTGTCATGCAAAAGTATGGGACGGCCTTTGTCGGTAAGTTCTTTGGTCCACTGACCTTGTTGTGGTTCTTCTCTCTCGGTCTTCTTGGAATTTCGAGCATTATTCAAACGCCTTTGGTTTTGGGTATGCTGAGCCCACATTGGGCATTTCAGTTTATCGTGACCAACCCTTTAATGGCCTTTTTCATTATGGGTGCAGTGGTGTTGACAGTCACAGGTGGCGAAGCTCTTTACGCAGATATGGGCCACTTTGGCCCTGTGCCTATTCGTTTGGCTTGGTTTATTGTGGTTTTGCCGTGTTTACTGCTCAATTATGCAGGACAAGGTGCATTGCTCTTGCGTGATCCGACTGCGATTGAAAACCCATTTTACCTGTTGGTGCCAGAGTGGGGCTTGTACCCAATGATCTTCTTGGCCACTATGGCTGCCGTTATTGCTTCACAGGCTGTAATTTCAGGGGTCTTCTCTTTAGCACGTCAGGCCATTCAATTGGGTTATTTACCACGTTTAAATGTGAAGCATACTTCAGATTCGGAACAGGGGCAGATTTATGTACCTTTACTGAACTGGATATTGTTGGCATCGATTATTGTCTTAATTTTAATCTTCCAAACCAGCTCACAGCTTTCACATGCCTATGGTCTGGCGGTCACCATGACCATGCTATGTGACACCTTATTGATTGCAGTATTTATTCGTTATACATGGAAATGGAGCATGCCAAAATTGGTGATGTTGATTATTCCATTCCTTGTTTTAGATTTGGTCTTGGTGAGTGCAACCTCACTTAAAGTATTATCGGGCGGTTGGGTTCCATTGCTGATTGGCGGTATTGCATTCATGTTATTAATGACATGGAAACAAGGTCGCGAGTTAACTTTTGCCAAGCTTCAGCAAGATACGCTGCCACTCGATTTATTTGTACAAAGTATTGGTGAACAAGCCAATTGGGTTGAAGGCGAAGCCGTCTTTTTAACAGGGACACCAACTGTTGTGCCACATGCCATGTTGCACAACATGAAGCACAATAAAGTACTGCATCAAAAGAACATTATTCTCACCGTTAAAATCCAAGATGTCCCTTATGTGGAAGAGTCCAATCGCTTCCATGTCGAAACCATGAATCAGCATTTTTATCGTCTTGAATTGTACTATGGCTTTAAAGATGAAATGAATATTCCACAAGCGCTTGAAGCGGTGTATCAAGCGATTGAGCTGGAATATAACTTAATGCAGATCAGCTTCTTTGTATCGCGTGAACGGATTATCAGTACTGTGGGGGATGGTATGGCGCCGTGGCGTGAAAAGCTCTTTATTTCGATGCAAAGGAATACCAGTCCTGTGAGTGACTTCTATCAGATTCCACCTAACCGTGTGGTTGAGCTCGGTAGTCAGATCGAGATTTAAAACCTCCAAAAAAAACCAGCGCATATGCTGGTTTTTTTTGGAGGATAAATCAGCTGAAGTCTTAGTTCATTGGATCATTAATAGGTGCTTCAGGCATCGCTTGGACAGGCTGTTCTGCTGAAGTGTCAGGAAGTGCCTGTGCAGGGGCATTTGGT
This DNA window, taken from Acinetobacter sp. WCHA55, encodes the following:
- a CDS encoding AAA family ATPase, coding for MRLLSLELIGQYKGLKDQYFDFRNTEGNILALIGLNGSGKSQLLELIAETFAYLERWQREDFVTRTSLPFGVNIQYAIKNQNQTEEMILVNINKDDVKSYKITNDGERHLLLLGAPLPDYIVGYASGLNENLQRAFMKNYLQYFEIKRISAQRQKQLTEHINEEQISEINQKFLKKYPHIFKNFYSEDYDQENYLSLREVNPQLSNLIYLDYDSTSLLLLSLVLLPLEKVEQIFGELGFKYPIKAKIYYDLRSGVIDTDAIRDVKMLVRSIGENNITPIGNRTTNDQFDQYELNFLAGIIELDFSNSNILNNLREANYHDPRSFFLRLLKLQQLGNKKWPITNRRKLAKDDFIGTVKTPLKTQLPLSVVELRFLNNKNQEVCFDDLSDGEAQLMQVLAASTIFGLGQSLFLFDEPETHLNPLWRTYFHTYLQNALNVNDGGAEDSQIFLSTHSPFMISSLKKENVLFFKRNHNGLIDLEPVADETYGASFDVIIKKYFGLKSLISHSVIDEIREQLKLGDAQAKQWIEDNLGLSAERAYLIKKLSG
- a CDS encoding potassium transporter Kup — encoded protein: MQSTAKKAALPAMTLAALGVVFGDIGTSPLYALKESFHAAHGLGITPANVLGILSIIFWTMTMVITIKYSAIVMRADNNGEGGIMALLALNLRNTNFSHRKKLLLISIGFIGASLFFGDGIITPAISVLSAVEGLSIATDALDPYIVPIAISIVTAVFVMQKYGTAFVGKFFGPLTLLWFFSLGLLGISSIIQTPLVLGMLSPHWAFQFIVTNPLMAFFIMGAVVLTVTGGEALYADMGHFGPVPIRLAWFIVVLPCLLLNYAGQGALLLRDPTAIENPFYLLVPEWGLYPMIFLATMAAVIASQAVISGVFSLARQAIQLGYLPRLNVKHTSDSEQGQIYVPLLNWILLASIIVLILIFQTSSQLSHAYGLAVTMTMLCDTLLIAVFIRYTWKWSMPKLVMLIIPFLVLDLVLVSATSLKVLSGGWVPLLIGGIAFMLLMTWKQGRELTFAKLQQDTLPLDLFVQSIGEQANWVEGEAVFLTGTPTVVPHAMLHNMKHNKVLHQKNIILTVKIQDVPYVEESNRFHVETMNQHFYRLELYYGFKDEMNIPQALEAVYQAIELEYNLMQISFFVSRERIISTVGDGMAPWREKLFISMQRNTSPVSDFYQIPPNRVVELGSQIEI
- a CDS encoding tyrosine-type recombinase/integrase — its product is MLTDAQVRKIKPLEKKTKYSDEKGMYLEVTPSGGMHWRMKFRLNGKENIFSIGTYPETTLAQARRARDEARLKLKDGINPNEEKKQKKQQTDESILFKALAMQWMEDRKAVIKEGTYLRDLSVFEKDLFPALGDIPIDQIKGKDVLACAKQIEARGAQEMAKRSIPLAGRIFRYAIRKGLIENDPTPHLQEALKPRKVKHMARLDISEFPPFLERMDRYHGNILVKTALQVMTLTFVRTAELINMEWNEIDFENHLWRIPAYKMKMALPHIVPLSRQALELIQALQPLTGNKQYVFYNHSTAKPLSNNALLSAIRTMGYTGKMTGHGFRGLASTTLHEQGYMHDAIEIQLAHTVGNAVSQAYNHAQYLEYRTKMMQEWSDFIDGLRGK